One part of the Apus apus isolate bApuApu2 chromosome 11, bApuApu2.pri.cur, whole genome shotgun sequence genome encodes these proteins:
- the GPATCH1 gene encoding G patch domain-containing protein 1 isoform X1, producing the protein MAAAASDSEEEDLASYGTALQPLQEGERIKKPVPLQEQTVKDAKGRYQRFHGAFTGGFSAGYFNTVGTKEGWTPSAFVSSRQKRADRTILGPEDFMDEEDLSEFGIAPKDITTTDDFASKAKDRIKEKARQIAGVVAAIPGTTAFDDLIGPSKITIGVELLRKMGWKEGQGIGPRVKRKPRRQEPDPAVKVYGCALPPGLSEGSEDEEDQYQPENVTFAPKDVMPVDLTPKENVFGLGYKGLDPSQALFGVSGREHLNLFTAGSEDTSNLLGDLRHSKGRKLGITGQAFGVGALEEEDDDIYATETLSKYDTVLKDEEPGDGLYGWTAPKQYKSKRRSERDVKYIGKILDGFSLASKSSTPIKIYPPPDLPRNYRPVHYFRPVIAAGNENCHLQKALEESTGKLESETTQQSRHTLNAAQRRERLGETALKGPAPSVLEYLSEKDRERLKEVKQASEQQMKAKMLPQQSRNSRFQPASPDDASQKWQMLLGGQLANAGSSDFKPFARNPEKQKRYESFVKSLKQGEKVDTLERYLDPNMTEWERGREQEEFFRAAMFYKSSNSTLSSRFTRAKYEDDVDKVEVPRDQENDIDDKETAVKMKMFGKLTRDKFEWHPEKLLCRRFNVRDPYPDSSVVGLPKVKRDKYSVFNFLNVPEPNTPVTQATNEKTGQNNSLNKPKKPSRWDVSDKEKEKKDAISEFISLARSKADVQQQSPVPATEERGTGPSETLPTEVANEDKKEAKEDQEEESRPSMDLFKAIFASSSDEKSSSSEEESDDEPQPTTSVTDPETTKQADLPGSSSSNVQENLAATADPGVSLLPISKLELDATEEFGPKLPPAFTSGSTWQQEPTVPASFPGPSRKEKYRKNREKHKAKKEHKHKKEKKKKHKKQKNKGKHKNKKSEKDSSSDTTDSSDSLSDTDTTGLSPKELLRRLKQLEY; encoded by the exons atggcggcggcggccaGTGACAGCGAGGAGGAGGACCTGGCGAGCTACGGCACCgcgctgcagcccctgcaggagG GTGAACGAATTAAAAAGCCAGTTCCTCTTCAAGAACAGACTGTTAAAGATGCAAAGGGGCGATACCAGCGTTTCCATGGAGCGTTTACTGGTGGTTTCTCTGCTGGTTACTTTAACACTGTTGGCACAAAGGAAG GATGGACACCTTCGGCTTTTGTATCATCACGTCAGAAAAGAGCAGACAGAACTATTCTTGGACCAGAAGACTTCATGGATGAAGAG GATCTTAGTGAATTTGGAATAGCACCAAAAGATATTACAACCACAGATGATTTTGCATCCAAAGCtaaagacagaataaaagagaaagctaGACAAATTGCAGGAGTAGTTGCTGCCATTCCAGGAACCACCGCTTTTGATGATTTAATAGGACCATCAAA aataACAATTGGGGTTGAATTGTTACGGAAAATGGGCTGGAAAGAAGGACAAGGAATTGGACCGCGAGTCAAACGAAAGCCACGCAGGCAGGAACCAG ATCCTGCAGTGAAAGTATATGGTTGTGCATTACCACCTGGATTGTCTGAGGGTTCTGAG GATGAAGAGGATCAATACCAGCCAGAGAACGTGACGTTTGCGCCAAAAGATGTCATGCCAGTAGACTTGACTCCAAAAGAGAACGTCTTTGGACTTGGCTATAAGGGTTTGGACCCCTCACAAGCTTTGTTTGGTGTATCTGGAAGAGAACACCTGAATCTTTTCACAGCTGGTTCTGAAGACACAAGCAATTTACTTGGTGATCTGAGACAcagtaaaggaagaaaactagGTATTACAGGTCAG gcTTTTGGTGTAGGAGCTTTagaggaggaagatgatgatATTTACGCAACTGAAACACTGTCAAAATATGATACTGTTCTGAAAGATGAGGAACCTGGAGATGGCTTGTATGGCTGGACAGCACCTAAGCAGTATAAATCCAAAAGAA GGTCTGAAAGAGATGTTAAATACATAGGCAAAATCTTGGATGGTTTTTCCTTGGCATCAAAATCATCAACTCCAATCAAG ATTTACCCACCACCTGATCTACCACGCAACTACAGACCGGTGCATTACTTTCGACCTGTGATAGCAGCTGGGAATGAAAACTGCCATTTACAGAAGGCATTAGAGGAGTCGACTGGAAAACTGGAGAGTGAGACAACACAACAAAGCAGGCACACTTTGAATGCAGCTCAGAGGAGGGAACGACTAGGAGAGACTGCTTTAAAAG GTCCAGCTCCTTCTGTTTTGGAATATCTGTCTGAGAAAGATAGAGAGAGACTTAAAGAAGTGAAACAAGCATCTGAacaacaaatgaaagcaaaaatgttgCCTCAGCAGTCACGAAACAGCAGATTCCAGCCAGCCTCCCCAGATGATGCTTCTCAAAAATGGCAAATGTTGTTGGGGGGTCAGTTAGCAAATGCTGGTTCCAGTGACTTCAAACCATTTGCCAGaaatccagaaaaacaaaaaagatatgAAAGCTTTGTGAAAAGTCTTAAGCAAGGAGAGAAAG TAGATACATTGGAGCGTTACTTAGACCCAAATATGACAGAATGGGAGCGAGGAAGAGAACAAGAGGAGTTCTTCCGTGCAGCAATGTTCTACAAATCCTCAAATTCAACACTTTCATCCAGGTTTACCCGGGCTAAATATGAGGATGATGTTGACAAGGTTGAAGTTCCTCGGGACCAGGAG AATGATATCGATGATAAAGAAACTGCTGTGAAGATGAAGATGTTTGGCAAACTCACAAGGGACAAGTTTGAATGGCATCCTGAAAAGCTGTTGTGTAGAAGATTTAATGTTCGTGATCCATATCCTGA tTCTTCAGTTGTGGGGTTACCAAAAGTGAAACGAGACAAGTactctgtttttaatttcttaaatgtgCCGGAGCCCAACACACCTGTAACTCaagcaacaaatgaaaaaactgGACAGAATAACAGTCTCAATA AACCAAAGAAACCTTCAAGATGGGATGTGTCAGataaagagaaggagaaaaaagatgcTATCAGTGAATTCATTAGTCTTGCTAGATCAAAAGCTGATGTTCAGCAACAGTCACCAGTGCCAGCAACTGAAGAACGTGGAACTGGGCCGAGTGAAACTCTCCCCACTGAG GTGGCTAATGAGGATAAGAAAGAAGCTAAGGAAGatcaggaagaagaaagcagacCATCTATGGACTTATTTAAGGCCATCTTTGCCAGTTCCTCAGATGAAAAATCATCTTCCTCTGAAGAGGAGAGTGACGACGAACCGCAACCAACTACTTCAGTAACAGATCCAGAAACCACCAAGCAAGCTGATCTACCAGGCAGTTCTTCATCTAATGTGCAAG AGAATCTGGCTGCTACAGCTGATCCTGGTGTGTCTTTGTTGCCTATTTCAAAGCTGGAACTGGATGCAACAGAGGAATTTGGACCAAAGCTGCCTCCAGCTTTTACTTCTG GCTCTACTTGGCAACAAGAACCAACAGTGCCAGCAAGTTTTCCGGGGCCtagtaggaaagaaaaatataggaagaacagagagaaacacaaggcaaagaaagaacacaagcacaaaaaggaaaag aaaaagaaacataagaaacagaagaacaaaggaaaacataagaataaaaaatcagagaaagacagcagctcagacactacggaTAGCAGTGACAGCCTTAGTGATACAGACACCACAGGCTTGTCACCCAAAGAACTTCTAAGAAG aTTAAAACAACTTGAGTATTGA
- the GPATCH1 gene encoding G patch domain-containing protein 1 isoform X2 — protein sequence MAAAASDSEEEDLASYGTALQPLQEGERIKKPVPLQEQTVKDAKGRYQRFHGAFTGGFSAGYFNTVGTKEGWTPSAFVSSRQKRADRTILGPEDFMDEEDLSEFGIAPKDITTTDDFASKAKDRIKEKARQIAGVVAAIPGTTAFDDLIGPSKITIGVELLRKMGWKEGQGIGPRVKRKPRRQEPDPAVKVYGCALPPGLSEGSEDEEDQYQPENVTFAPKDVMPVDLTPKENVFGLGYKGLDPSQALFGVSGREHLNLFTAGSEDTSNLLGDLRHSKGRKLGITGQAFGVGALEEEDDDIYATETLSKYDTVLKDEEPGDGLYGWTAPKQYKSKRRSERDVKYIGKILDGFSLASKSSTPIKIYPPPDLPRNYRPVHYFRPVIAAGNENCHLQKALEESTGKLESETTQQSRHTLNAAQRRERLGETALKGPAPSVLEYLSEKDRERLKEVKQASEQQMKAKMLPQQSRNSRFQPASPDDASQKWQMLLGGQLANAGSSDFKPFARNPEKQKRYESFVKSLKQGEKVDTLERYLDPNMTEWERGREQEEFFRAAMFYKSSNSTLSSRFTRAKYEDDVDKVEVPRDQENDIDDKETAVKMKMFGKLTRDKFEWHPEKLLCRRFNVRDPYPDSSVVGLPKVKRDKYSVFNFLNVPEPNTPVTQATNEKTGQNNSLNKPKKPSRWDVSDKEKEKKDAISEFISLARSKADVQQQSPVPATEERGTGPSETLPTEVANEDKKEAKEDQEEESRPSMDLFKAIFASSSDEKSSSSEEESDDEPQPTTSVTDPETTKQADLPGSSSSNVQENLAATADPGVSLLPISKLELDATEEFGPKLPPAFTSGSTWQQEPTVPASFPGPSRKEKYRKNREKHKAKKEHKHKKEKKKKHKKQKNKGKHKNKKSEKDSSSDTTDSSDSLSDTDTTGLSPKELLRR from the exons atggcggcggcggccaGTGACAGCGAGGAGGAGGACCTGGCGAGCTACGGCACCgcgctgcagcccctgcaggagG GTGAACGAATTAAAAAGCCAGTTCCTCTTCAAGAACAGACTGTTAAAGATGCAAAGGGGCGATACCAGCGTTTCCATGGAGCGTTTACTGGTGGTTTCTCTGCTGGTTACTTTAACACTGTTGGCACAAAGGAAG GATGGACACCTTCGGCTTTTGTATCATCACGTCAGAAAAGAGCAGACAGAACTATTCTTGGACCAGAAGACTTCATGGATGAAGAG GATCTTAGTGAATTTGGAATAGCACCAAAAGATATTACAACCACAGATGATTTTGCATCCAAAGCtaaagacagaataaaagagaaagctaGACAAATTGCAGGAGTAGTTGCTGCCATTCCAGGAACCACCGCTTTTGATGATTTAATAGGACCATCAAA aataACAATTGGGGTTGAATTGTTACGGAAAATGGGCTGGAAAGAAGGACAAGGAATTGGACCGCGAGTCAAACGAAAGCCACGCAGGCAGGAACCAG ATCCTGCAGTGAAAGTATATGGTTGTGCATTACCACCTGGATTGTCTGAGGGTTCTGAG GATGAAGAGGATCAATACCAGCCAGAGAACGTGACGTTTGCGCCAAAAGATGTCATGCCAGTAGACTTGACTCCAAAAGAGAACGTCTTTGGACTTGGCTATAAGGGTTTGGACCCCTCACAAGCTTTGTTTGGTGTATCTGGAAGAGAACACCTGAATCTTTTCACAGCTGGTTCTGAAGACACAAGCAATTTACTTGGTGATCTGAGACAcagtaaaggaagaaaactagGTATTACAGGTCAG gcTTTTGGTGTAGGAGCTTTagaggaggaagatgatgatATTTACGCAACTGAAACACTGTCAAAATATGATACTGTTCTGAAAGATGAGGAACCTGGAGATGGCTTGTATGGCTGGACAGCACCTAAGCAGTATAAATCCAAAAGAA GGTCTGAAAGAGATGTTAAATACATAGGCAAAATCTTGGATGGTTTTTCCTTGGCATCAAAATCATCAACTCCAATCAAG ATTTACCCACCACCTGATCTACCACGCAACTACAGACCGGTGCATTACTTTCGACCTGTGATAGCAGCTGGGAATGAAAACTGCCATTTACAGAAGGCATTAGAGGAGTCGACTGGAAAACTGGAGAGTGAGACAACACAACAAAGCAGGCACACTTTGAATGCAGCTCAGAGGAGGGAACGACTAGGAGAGACTGCTTTAAAAG GTCCAGCTCCTTCTGTTTTGGAATATCTGTCTGAGAAAGATAGAGAGAGACTTAAAGAAGTGAAACAAGCATCTGAacaacaaatgaaagcaaaaatgttgCCTCAGCAGTCACGAAACAGCAGATTCCAGCCAGCCTCCCCAGATGATGCTTCTCAAAAATGGCAAATGTTGTTGGGGGGTCAGTTAGCAAATGCTGGTTCCAGTGACTTCAAACCATTTGCCAGaaatccagaaaaacaaaaaagatatgAAAGCTTTGTGAAAAGTCTTAAGCAAGGAGAGAAAG TAGATACATTGGAGCGTTACTTAGACCCAAATATGACAGAATGGGAGCGAGGAAGAGAACAAGAGGAGTTCTTCCGTGCAGCAATGTTCTACAAATCCTCAAATTCAACACTTTCATCCAGGTTTACCCGGGCTAAATATGAGGATGATGTTGACAAGGTTGAAGTTCCTCGGGACCAGGAG AATGATATCGATGATAAAGAAACTGCTGTGAAGATGAAGATGTTTGGCAAACTCACAAGGGACAAGTTTGAATGGCATCCTGAAAAGCTGTTGTGTAGAAGATTTAATGTTCGTGATCCATATCCTGA tTCTTCAGTTGTGGGGTTACCAAAAGTGAAACGAGACAAGTactctgtttttaatttcttaaatgtgCCGGAGCCCAACACACCTGTAACTCaagcaacaaatgaaaaaactgGACAGAATAACAGTCTCAATA AACCAAAGAAACCTTCAAGATGGGATGTGTCAGataaagagaaggagaaaaaagatgcTATCAGTGAATTCATTAGTCTTGCTAGATCAAAAGCTGATGTTCAGCAACAGTCACCAGTGCCAGCAACTGAAGAACGTGGAACTGGGCCGAGTGAAACTCTCCCCACTGAG GTGGCTAATGAGGATAAGAAAGAAGCTAAGGAAGatcaggaagaagaaagcagacCATCTATGGACTTATTTAAGGCCATCTTTGCCAGTTCCTCAGATGAAAAATCATCTTCCTCTGAAGAGGAGAGTGACGACGAACCGCAACCAACTACTTCAGTAACAGATCCAGAAACCACCAAGCAAGCTGATCTACCAGGCAGTTCTTCATCTAATGTGCAAG AGAATCTGGCTGCTACAGCTGATCCTGGTGTGTCTTTGTTGCCTATTTCAAAGCTGGAACTGGATGCAACAGAGGAATTTGGACCAAAGCTGCCTCCAGCTTTTACTTCTG GCTCTACTTGGCAACAAGAACCAACAGTGCCAGCAAGTTTTCCGGGGCCtagtaggaaagaaaaatataggaagaacagagagaaacacaaggcaaagaaagaacacaagcacaaaaaggaaaag aaaaagaaacataagaaacagaagaacaaaggaaaacataagaataaaaaatcagagaaagacagcagctcagacactacggaTAGCAGTGACAGCCTTAGTGATACAGACACCACAGGCTTGTCACCCAAAGAACTTCTAAGAAGGTAA